In the Candidatus Latescibacter sp. genome, TTCTCTATTCCGCGCAGGCGGTCAAACGGTTTTTCCCCTGGTCGAGGGATGCAAATTTTTATCTGGAGTTTACCAAGCCGATATTTTCCATCTGGGGAGAAATTATCGAGCCGGAAAAGAATATCCTATTAAGGCAATTCGACATTCCCTCCAATATTCCCCGCTGGGCGTTCTTCCAGCAGAGAATCCAGTCATTCCGCTATCGAATTCTCGAGTGGATCGGAGCGAACCAGAACCCCGACGGCCAGCTCGGCGGCGGGTGGAACGATGACAACGATATGCTGATGGGCAAGCTGGATATGTTTCTGGACGGCTCGCTTCAGGCAAAAAACATTCAAGCCCGGATGTATGCAGGTTTGGATTCCACCGGATATGTCACCGACGGGTACTGCCATATCACTCCTATCGACCGCCTCCATGTGAGCGATCTCTGGCATGACAGGTTCCGCACGTTGATGTACCGTCTCGGCGACCCATCGGAGTTCCGGAGAGCGCTCAGAACGGCCTGGCGCTGGGATAAGCCTTTCGAAACCCCGATGAACTGGGGCAGGGGCGAATCTTTCCTCTATGACAAGAACATTCTCGAATGGTACTGGGGGAAGAATCTTCCGCAGGCGGCGTTCAGTCTCACCGATACCGCTGCTGTGCAAACCCGGCTCCTCCGCCTGGCGTCGTTCTGCGACCATCTCACCTTCTACCAGTTTACCGAGGCGCGAATCTACACCGACTGCCAGGTCATCAATGACGAAGGACTCATCACTCAGATGATTGTCGGCGGGAATGTGGACAGCACCGCGTCGGTCGAATGGGTGGAGGGCGGCGGAGAAGATTTGGCCCGATGGGTGACCTATGCGGACAGCGTTTCATTCGTATGCAGGATATTCTCAAATGATCCTTTGCAGCGCAAGGTGACTCCCCGACTGTACCGTATCCAGCCCGGAACCTATGAGGTGAAACTTACCGAAGACCTGGACGGTATTGCGGGAAGGCCGCTGTTCACCGGAGATTTCGAGCTGAACCGTTTCGATACCTTCAGCCTGCTTCTGCCCTCCATGAAACCGGTGATTCTTTCGGTGAAACAGGTCAAGAGCGCTGAGGGGGTAAAGCCGCTTCCCGATCTTGCTCTTGCCCCGTATGACTGTGTGCGCCAGAAAGCTATTCTGCGGGTGCGGGTATCGAACCTGGGAGCGGCGCCCTCCGAAAAAACCACCATCCGTCTGTATGACGCCCAGGACCGCAGGCTGGATGAATTGAAAGTACCGGAGATTCCGGCCCCGGTGGATTTTGTGGAAAAATCCGAATGGATTTTCTTCGAAAACGTCCCGGAAAAGGGGAATCTCCGTCTGGTAATCGATCCGCGGGTCAGGATGAAAGAGATTTACAAGGGGAATAATGAGGTGGTTGTAGAGTAACTACAGCCCCCTAAATCCCCCGAAGGGGGACTTAAAAGAAATGCCTTATTTATCAATATGAGTAATTGATTAATATAATGATAGATGCCGATGCCCTGCTTTTGCTATGCAAGAGCAGGGGACCCATTTGGCATGACCGTCTCACACTGAACTTGTTTTCCCATATCGCTTTCAAACCCCGTCCAGGAGGCTTTTAATGAAATTCAGGCCGCTGATTTCTCTGTTCTTTGTTTTTTTCCTCCTTCAACCTTCATCCTTCATCCTTGCATCCGGCGCTCCTCTGTCCGGCAGCCCGGTTGATTTCCATCTTTCGTTCGAGAATCTCGATTTCATGAGTGAAGATGTTGTCGCCCTCTCGGAATTGAAAACCATCAAGGAACGTGGTATAACCCTGGAAGACGGTCGGTTCGGGAAAGGAATAAAGATGACCCTGACCCCCAAAAAGGTGATCATCGACAACATGAGCGGCATAGACCTCGACATGGTGACCGCGGTGGTGTTCAACACCCGTAGCCGCAGCGACTGGGATATGTTTACCGAACCATTCTTCTGGGGAGCGGGCAAGCTCAACACCGGGAGCGGAGCTGTCGCGTTCTGGGTCAAAGGCCCGCTTGCGGAGGGAGACCTCTTCGACCAGTCTGCCATGGCATGGGGGCGGACCGAGCGTTTCCTCCTTGCTGTGACAGTGGACGAATCGAAACGGATCGGGGCCTATCTCGCCGATTCCCGGTATGTCCGTCATACCATCCGCGCGAGCTCTCCCACCGATGCATCAGGCTGGACACATGTTGCGCTGAACTGGGATAAGGCGCAGGGGCTGGAGCTGTTCATCAATGGTATTTCCGCCGCCTCTTCCTGGGGAACGGATGCCTGGTGGGAAACCTACATGCCCGGACTGATGCACCTTCCCATGAAAAATGTGGTGTATGATGAGATGTATGTCTTTTCCAGGCCGCTGACGCCCCCGGAAATATCCGCGCTCATCAAGGAAAACCAGCCGCCGTCATCGCTGAACGCCCAGGAGGACCGCTCAGCCCAGGAGCGCGACCGTCTCGCCAAAGCCATCGGGCTTTCCCCGGGCATGTCCCTTCCGGCGCTGTCCCCGCTTTCTGAGAACCGGGCGCTCTCGTTCCGTGAAATAACCCCGACTCTCATGGGCGACGATAACATTCAGGGAAGGTTCTGCAACGACGGCCGCTACGAGCTGGCCTGGCCCCATCCCCTGGCGGTGTTCACTTTCCTCCCGGGCGACGCCTCGTTCAAGGCGGAAAAGCTGGATGTTGAGACCCCTCAGGGTGCGCCCTACAACTATGTGACGCTGGAGGGGAACCTGAAAGGAATGCCATCCGTTCTCCAGGATTGCCGGAAAGCGGGGGATCATTTCACCGGGAAAACATTCTTCGATGTGCCCCAGGACGACCGGTTCTTTTACGGCGCACAGGTGCCCCGTGAGGCCCGCGAGCGCTTCACTCTGCCTTTTCTCAAGGGGTACGGCGCTCCCGATGGATTCAAGGGGGATGTGCATCTTCCCATAACCGGCGAAACCCGCATCCATGAAGTCGGCCTGTTCGATGTGGGAGAAGTGGAGGATATCCCCGCGTACGGCGAGGTTTCCTACTATCTCCGGCCGGAAGTGGAAACCCTCGGCCGTCGGTACGATTTCGCCCTGCGAAACCTGTTTCCTCCCGTCGACCGTACCATTCTCGCCGGGCACCTCACACCACCTTCCGGCAATGGCGCATGGTTCGACACCGGCAGCCTGCGGTGGAACCATCTCATCACCGCGCCGATGACCGGAAGGCAATGCTACGGCAGCATCGTCCTCGATCTGGATGTCAAGATCTCCGGCCCGGAAGACATACTCCTGGTGAGGCTCCGCGACCCTGGCACTCCCCACCGGATCTGGACCCATGCCGAGGTAAAACTCCGGGGATTCCAGAGCGGCGGAAAGCTCCGACTCAGGCTCGACCCTCCGCCGCTCATTCTTGCGGCCGGGGATGTAATCTGGATCGATATTACCACGCTGAATAATACTGCCCTGAGAATCGGGAGCGCCCAGGGCAGCCGTATCATTCTCAACCCCGCCCCGTTCCTGGCATCGGAAAAGGCGTTCGAGACAAAAGCCCTCCTGCCTGTGATGGCGCAATTCACAAAATCTTACCACCATCAGCCCTGGCTGTTCGAGAAAATCTGGCCTGACATCATGGATCCCCATGCGCTTGGCGGGCAGTTCGATACGGTCATGCCGGCGATGGCGGTCAACCGAGTTCTCCCCCATTCCCGTCTCGCTGAATTCTATATCGAGTGGGCGAAACCGAAATACTACTGGGGAAGCATCGTCGACCCTGTTAAAGATTTCCCCATAAAAGAGTTCGATATTCCTGCAGGCGTTCCCCGCTGGGCATACCTGCTGCACCAGATACAGAGCTTCCGCTATCGGGTGGCTGACTGGCTCGGCGCAAACCAGAATCCGGACGGCCAATTCGGGGGCGGATGGGACGATGACGCCATCGTTTACCGCGCAAAACTGGACATGCCCCTGGAAAGCCCACGGGTACTGGGAAGCTACCTCAAGCTCTTCGAGGGGATGGACGCCACCAAGATCTTTTACAAGGGATACTGTCAGATAACCCCGACCGACAACCTGCATAACTACCAGTTTGTCAGCAACCGCCACAGCGCCCTGATCTACAAGCTGGGCGACCCTTTCATCTACCGCCGCGCATTGGAGACTGCCTGGCATCTGGACAAGCCGGATTCCACCCCCATCTCCTGGTCGCAGGGAAAACCCTTCGCTTTCGACCGCGGCGTTCTGAACTGGTACTGGGGAAAGAACCTTCCGAAACAGGCCTATCGCACGGTCGATCCCAAAACGCTTGACGAGAACCTGTCACGCCTGGCCTCATGGCTGGACGATTTCATGTTCTACCGTCATTCCGAGGCCCGTATCCATACCGACAACCAGGTCATCTACAATGAGAACTATGTGTCTGCCATGGTGATGGGAGGGGCCGCAGACAGCACCGTTTCGGCGGGATGGATCGCCGGCGGAGGGGAAGACCTGTCCCGGTGGATTACTTACGCCGACAGCAGCACATTTACCTGCCGACTGTTCTCGTTCGATCCCCTGCCGAGGAATGTGAGCCTCCGTCTTTTCCGTATCGAGCCGGGCGATTATGAGGTAAATCTCTCGGAGGATCGGGACGGCGTTTCGGGAAACGCGCTCAAAACTGAAACATTGACGTTGAAACGATTCGATATTATCAACCTGGTTATCCCACCTTCCAAAGCGGTAATGCTCACAGTAAAACAGGTAAGGGGAGAGAGTGGAATCAAACCGCTCCCGGACCTGGCGGTGGCCGCCTACGACTGTGTCAGGGAGGGCAGCACTCTTCGGGTGAGAGTTTCCAATCTTGGCGCGGCGCAGTCGGAAAATTCGGCGCTGGTTCTCTATGACCGTGACAACCGCGTGCTGGGAGAAATGAACATTCCGGTAATACCCGCTCCCACAGATTTCCGGGAAAAATCCCTCTGGCTCTTGTTCAAGAACGTGCCTGAAAAGGGGATATTGAAAGTTGTTGCAGACCCGCAGCATAAGATGAAGGAGATTTATACGGGGAATAATGAGGCGGTGATCGAGTAAAACTCAAAGACTGTCTGAACCACTATAGATGCCGAAACAAGTTCGGCATGACATATGTCATCCTGAACTCGTTTCAGGATCTATACGCACATAAGTGGTTCAGACTATCTTTTGAATTTCATTCCGGCCACCCTGCTTCCGTTCGATATGCTTTTGCCCGCATACCCGACATCGAGAGCAAGGAGACCGGCAACAGCGACGGCTACTGCAAGCGGGACGAGAAGGCGTTTTAAAGAGATGTTTGTCATGGGCAGATTATCCTCGAATAAATGATTTTTTGTCTGCCGTAATCTAATCAATCTCGGGGGAAAAGAAAAGAAAATCCCCTCTGGCTTTGCCATCTCCCCTTGTTAAGGGGAGAATTCGCTATCAACATTATTTTGCTTTTATGAGCACTCTTTGTGACCCCCTTAATAAGGGGGTCGCCGCACAAGCGGCGGGGGGATCTTCGAGAGAGAGGGCGCGGGCGCGGACATGGTCGTGCAAGCGGCGGAAGCATTCACGGAAACGTTCGCTCGTCCGATGCATCAGAGTTCCTTCAATTGATTATTTTCTTTCGCATCAAGTGTTTCTCTCACGAGGAAATCAAGCCTGCCGTTCCGCGAATCCTCCTCGATCTGCGCATCCCACTTCTCCCAGTCTTTTTCCAGAAACCAGCGCCGGAACCGCCGGTATCGAGAAGCATCTCGATGACTTCCATGAGATTCTTTCCAAGTTCATCGAGCGTCTCCCCTTGCGAGTGAGCGCCCGTAAAACCCGGAACATACCCCACGTACAATCCGGTTTCAGAACACTTTTCAACAACAGCGGTAAAGACTCTCATGTTCCGCTCCTTCAAAGCATATGTCTCACGATTGCTCTCCGAGCATTTTGAGAATATGCGCCGCCAGACTATCTTTTATCTCCCGATGCCGAGGGATCGGCTGGGAAATCTTCGTGGAGGGATTATGATACCAGTCATGCCGCTTTCCATGACGGAGCAGTATACACCCTTTCCCCTCAACGGCGCGAATGAGGTCGGCGCGTTTCATCAGACGACCAACTCCCCAACTCTCCGTACCGAGGGAATGGCGCCGCTCGAAATTTCCTGATAAATATCTTTCAGGTTTTCTTTCAATTCATCTAGAGTTTCTCCCTGCGTCCGGTAGTCCGGATACTCCTCCAGCCAGCCGATGAACATTTCATCTTCCTGATAATAAACGAACTTCCTTGTTTCCATGACAGACTCCTTCAAAGCATATGTCTCGCGGATTTCCATGCTCCCAATATCGCACGAAACGCCCCGGCGGGCAAGGGGATTTCGGGGGAGAGGTTCACGATGAACAATGCGTAATCCTCCGTGACCGCTCCTCGCAAAGATTACTTCCTATTATTTACTATAATATAATCATTCCCCCTAAAAAAAGCCGAACGTTCAACCTCATCCGAGATTTGCCGGTTCGGCTTTTCCTGTTTCTGTGCTTAAATTCCCCTGTCTCCGGCATTCTGGGAGAAAGAATATCCCCCTGTCCTTCGGACATCCCCCTTGTTAAGGGGAACACATTGCGGCGGAGTGCTTTGACCCCCTTCGATAAGGGGGTCGCCGCACAAGCGGCGGGGGGATCTAACCCCCCCTATTCAAGTGTCAAATATCAATGTTCAAGTGCTCAAGAAGTTATCAGAGGCAGCTAACGGCGCACCACACGGAACCCGATACTGGAGTCCCTGCCGTGCGGGCCGTAGCCGCTGCCACGGTAAGCAAACCGGCAAACGTCGCCGTCGTTGAGCCAACTACCGCCGCGGATAACACGGCGCGATCCAGTTTGTGCACCAGTAGGATTAGTAGCAGGCGACGAGCTGTAGCTCTCGAACCAGTCGCTGCACCACTCCCACACATTTCCGCTCATGTCATAAAGACCAAATGGATTCTTCGGGTAGCTCTTTACATTCACGGGATTATTCGGTCCGTTATTCCAATAATTAGCCTTGTCTTTGCTTATCGTTCCATCATCCGTCCCATATTCATATTGTTTCCCTCCACGACATGCATACTCCCACTCCGCCTCCCGCGCCAAATCCCATCCATAATACTCCGCATACGCCTTTGAACCGTACCAGGTCACATATACCACCGGCCAGTTCTCATGACCGGTTACCACGCTGAATACATTATTGCTAAACGTTATCCAGCAGCGGTTATTCGCATCATAGGTATCAGACAAATAGATATAATTCTGACCGCTGTATGTCCCCTTCGCACCGGTCACAGTTGAACCCGTCGCCGTAATGTCACCTGACGCCTTTGCTGCATTCAGCCAGGCGCAATACTGCGCGTTTGTGATCTCCGCCTCGCTCATCTGAAAGGAGCTCATCGTCACTGAGTGGACGGGTTCGGCAACACCAGATTGGCCCATCTGGAACGTCCCGCCGGGGATAGAAACCATCTTTACATCAATTACCTGCGCCTGTGCGGTGAAATTCAGCGTCTGTTCGGCGGTCACATTGGTGAAGGTTCTCGATGCGGGAGTGAACACGTACCCGGATTTGGAGGGCGTCACCGTGTACTCGCCTCCGGACTCCACGGTGAACGAATATTTCCCGCCGCTGTTCACGGTCTGAACTCCGGAGAGGCCGCCGCTCAGTGTTACTGTGACAGCTTCCGCGCCGGTGATGGTGCCGGAAAGGGTATATTTAAAAGGTGTCACTGAAGGCCCGCGGCGGGCGACACGGAAGCCTATGTGGTATGCCCAGTCTGTCGGAGTGTAGAGAGCACGATTGGCCGACCGGCAGTCGGAGTCGTTGGTACCCCAACTTCCGCTGCGAATGACGCGGTATACGCCGGTTTGCGGTCCTGTGGGATTGCCTTGGTTCCCGCTGAGATACGTGTCGTAAAAGTCGCTGCACCACTCCCACACATTTCCGCTCATGTCATAAAGGCCATACGGATTCGCCGGATAACTTCCGATATTTTTCGGATAGCCAAAATTGTTGTTATAATTCGCTTTTGTACTGCCTAATGTACCATCGTCTGTTCCATACTTATACTGTCTTCCACCCCGGCAGGCATACTCCCATTCAGCTTCAGTCGGCAAATCAAGTCCATAATAGAGGGCAAATGCTTTCGCTCCGTACCAGGTCAGATACACCACCGGCCAGCTTTCTTTTCCGGATGCCGCTGCAAACGTGTTGTTGCTGTAAGTAATCCAGCACTTGTTGTTTATATCATTACTTTCGTACAGATAAATGTATCCCTGCCCGCTATACGCTCCCTTCGCACCTTTAACGATCGAAGCAGAAGGGATAATTTCTCCGGTAGCCATGGCCTCATTTAGGAATTTGGCGTATTGCGCGTTCGTGATCTCATACGCACTCATCTCAAATCCGCTGAGCGTCACTGTATGTATCGGTTTTTCATCAGATTCTCCAGAACTCTCCACATCCCCCATCAGAAATGTCCCGCCGGGGATCGAAACCATCTTTACTTCCGTGGCGGGAATTACCGGCGCCTGCGCGGTGAAATTCAGCGCCTGGTCGGCGGTCACATTGGTGAAGGTTCTCGCTGCGGGAGTGAACACGTACCCGGACTTGGAGGGCGTCACCGTATACGAGCCTCCCTCGCCGACGGTAAAGGAATAACTCCCCCCGCTGTTCATTGTTTGCGTTGCGGAAGCGTCGCCGCTCAGGGTTACCAGAACAGCGTCTGCGCCGGTCACTGTCCCGGAAATCGTGTGGGTGATCCGGGCCGCGGTGAAGTTGAGTGTCTGGTCGGTGGCGATGCCGGCGAATGTTCTCGACTGGGGCGAAAGGGTGTACCCGGACTTTATCGCAGCGACCGTATACGAGCCGCCATCGGGAACGGAGAACGACCAGGAGCCGCCGTCGGCGCTCACCACCCTGCTGTCGGATGCTCCGCCGCTCAGGGTAATCGTAACCCCCGAAGCCCCGGTCACCTTCCCGGAAATCGTCCGCATGATCCTCGACGCGGTGAAATTCTGCTTCTGGTTCACTGTAACGGCGCTGAATGTTTTGCTTGCCGGGGTGAACACATATCCGGTTTTGGACGGCGTCACTGTGAAGTTCTTTCCCTGCGGTACGGTGAATGTATAAGCGCCGCCGTCATTGACAGTCTGGACCTCGGAGGCGTCCCCGCTCAGGGTCACCGTTACACTGTCGGCGCCGGTCACGATACCGGAAATCGTCGCCTTGTTGAGCGCGGCGGCGAAATCCTGGGTGATGTTCCCCCGCACATTCGTGAAGACGCCGACAGACGGAGTGAACGCGCTGCCCTCCTTTGACGGCGTCACCGTGTAATTCCCCCCTTCAGGCACCGTGAACGAATACGTTCCGCCGTTATTCACCACCTGGTTCCCCGCGGCGTCGCCGCTCAGGGTTACCAGGACACCGTCTGCGCCGGAAATCACTCCGGAAATGGTGCGGGTTATCTGTGTCGCGCTGAAATTCTGAATCTGGTTTGAGCTGACAGACGAAAAGGTTTTGGACGCGGGTGTGAAGAGGAAACCGGTTTTAGACACGGTTACGGTGTAATTCCCATTTTCGTTCACGGTAAACGTGTAGGTTCCTCCGGAATTTACCTTCGTGCTGTCGGAGGCGTCGCCGCTAAGGGTGACGAGAACGCCGTCCGCTCCGGTCACCGCGCCGGAAATGGTATATTTCCGCTGGGATATACTCACCACCACGGAGGAAGTCGCGCTCCATCCGCTCTTTACAATGTACTGGTTGGACGCCTGAACGCGGTAGTAATAGGTGCCGGAGGTTTTCCCCGATATGCTTTTCAGGAGATCTGGCCCGGAATACACGGTTGAGAGGCCGCTGAATGTGTTATTGTCGGCTTCCTGCAACACATAGGTTGCAGCGTTGGGGGGCTGGGTCCACGAGATGGTGAAATTCCCGTCCTGGCTCGGATTCGGCTTTATAGACCCGATTTCCGGTTTGAACGGCTCGTTCCAGCCGTAGATGATGACAATGGTAGCTTTGTTCGGCTTTACATCCACATCCTCGTTCAACCCGAAATATTCGACCGAACCGCTTTTCATTCCGATGCAGAGCACCTTGAGGTTGTCGAGCGCTTCAACATTTATTGCCACATCGAAAACACCGTCCACCGGTGTGAATACCCTGCTGTCAAGAACAGAATTGTCGCTCTTGAGCACCCTGACTTCGAGGTTTTCGAGACCGGCGGTCGATACCGTTTTTCCAGCGCCTACCGGGAGTTTTCGGGCTGTGGTTCCCCTGTATCCGTCTCCGGAGACGACTATCCGGATGACACCGGTTCCTGTCGCCACAAGCGGCGATCTGTCCCTGCCGCAGGAAACGCACAGGAGAAGGAAACATGCTATGAGCGCCCGTTTCATGATCTTCTGCTCACTGAGAAGGATCGGAAATGGTGAACGTGATGGTTCCTTCCTGGGCGCCTGTGGAACCGGCGCCCTTTCCCTTTGAGGAGGAGCTCAGAACAAAACCCACAATACCCGCCGTTACTATGGCCCCGCCGACAAGGTACAACATCTTGTGAGATTTTCTCACCTTGTCCAGCAGGAGCTGGTCAACCACATCGGGTATCCCCCTGTTCAGGAGATTGTCGCTCGCCCCTCTGAATTGATAATCGGCAGCCTTCAATACCTTCGCAGTTTCGATGTCGGCGATGCTTACATTGATAGTGTAAGTCGCCCCCACAAGGCCTACCGAACCTATGATAATTCTTTCCACATTGAGAATTTTCCCGAATTTAACGGCGCACGAGATATCGGTGCATTCCGTGTTCTGAATATTGAATTCGTCAAAGATCTTATCCATCTGCGAGCGCTCGACTACCGTATACCTGATCGGTGTTTTCTTTCTGAATTCTTGGGAATTGATAACCCGCATGATCTGTACGCGCATGTTATTCGAGAGCGATTTGGCCTCAGCCGGTGAAACCCCGTTCGCATCGAGGTCGAGCACTGCGATGTTGTACTCTTTTTTTTCCTGGGCGCCTGCGGAATGTAACGGAATAACACCCGTTATGATCATCAAAACACTCAGAAACAATGAAAGGGTTTTTCGCGCCATGACCTGCCTGCAAGATATATCAGTGAAATGATTACTATCGGGGAATAAGCATAAATAATTATAATATAATTAATACCTTTCAAATATACTTCGTTTCTTTTAAAAAGCAATAGATTTCATGAATGGTTTTATACTCAAATAAAATCCCCTCTGGCTTTGCCATCTCCCCTTATTAAGGGGAGAATTCGGCACCGACATTATTTTACTTATATGATACTCCTTTTTGCCCCCTTCGATAAGGGGGTCGCCGCTATTACGGCGGGGGGATCTAAAACATTGTCTGAACCTTGATTTACTTGATTATGGGATTTAATTGATTATTTTCAATCATGGAAATCCTGTAATCCCACAAATCATGGTTCAGACAATCTTCCGGAGAGGCATGTCAAACGTCTTCTGGATAATAGGCAATTCGTCTTTCAATCGTTTAGCTAACGGCGCGGTTTTTTTGCGTCAGCAACCAGAGAAATATTGAGATGTCCCCTTCCTCTCCCCTTCTCCTGCTTGCGGGAGAAGGGGTAAGGGGATGAGGGGGAAACTATTCCTGTCTCTCA is a window encoding:
- a CDS encoding LamG domain-containing protein, with the protein product MKFRPLISLFFVFFLLQPSSFILASGAPLSGSPVDFHLSFENLDFMSEDVVALSELKTIKERGITLEDGRFGKGIKMTLTPKKVIIDNMSGIDLDMVTAVVFNTRSRSDWDMFTEPFFWGAGKLNTGSGAVAFWVKGPLAEGDLFDQSAMAWGRTERFLLAVTVDESKRIGAYLADSRYVRHTIRASSPTDASGWTHVALNWDKAQGLELFINGISAASSWGTDAWWETYMPGLMHLPMKNVVYDEMYVFSRPLTPPEISALIKENQPPSSLNAQEDRSAQERDRLAKAIGLSPGMSLPALSPLSENRALSFREITPTLMGDDNIQGRFCNDGRYELAWPHPLAVFTFLPGDASFKAEKLDVETPQGAPYNYVTLEGNLKGMPSVLQDCRKAGDHFTGKTFFDVPQDDRFFYGAQVPREARERFTLPFLKGYGAPDGFKGDVHLPITGETRIHEVGLFDVGEVEDIPAYGEVSYYLRPEVETLGRRYDFALRNLFPPVDRTILAGHLTPPSGNGAWFDTGSLRWNHLITAPMTGRQCYGSIVLDLDVKISGPEDILLVRLRDPGTPHRIWTHAEVKLRGFQSGGKLRLRLDPPPLILAAGDVIWIDITTLNNTALRIGSAQGSRIILNPAPFLASEKAFETKALLPVMAQFTKSYHHQPWLFEKIWPDIMDPHALGGQFDTVMPAMAVNRVLPHSRLAEFYIEWAKPKYYWGSIVDPVKDFPIKEFDIPAGVPRWAYLLHQIQSFRYRVADWLGANQNPDGQFGGGWDDDAIVYRAKLDMPLESPRVLGSYLKLFEGMDATKIFYKGYCQITPTDNLHNYQFVSNRHSALIYKLGDPFIYRRALETAWHLDKPDSTPISWSQGKPFAFDRGVLNWYWGKNLPKQAYRTVDPKTLDENLSRLASWLDDFMFYRHSEARIHTDNQVIYNENYVSAMVMGGAADSTVSAGWIAGGGEDLSRWITYADSSTFTCRLFSFDPLPRNVSLRLFRIEPGDYEVNLSEDRDGVSGNALKTETLTLKRFDIINLVIPPSKAVMLTVKQVRGESGIKPLPDLAVAAYDCVREGSTLRVRVSNLGAAQSENSALVLYDRDNRVLGEMNIPVIPAPTDFREKSLWLLFKNVPEKGILKVVADPQHKMKEIYTGNNEAVIE
- a CDS encoding type II toxin-antitoxin system HicB family antitoxin; the protein is MRVFTAVVEKCSETGLYVGYVPGFTGAHSQGETLDELGKNLMEVIEMLLDTGGSGAGFWKKTGRSGMRRSRRIRGTAGLISS
- a CDS encoding type II toxin-antitoxin system HicA family toxin translates to MKRADLIRAVEGKGCILLRHGKRHDWYHNPSTKISQPIPRHREIKDSLAAHILKMLGEQS
- a CDS encoding type II toxin-antitoxin system HicB family antitoxin, yielding METRKFVYYQEDEMFIGWLEEYPDYRTQGETLDELKENLKDIYQEISSGAIPSVRRVGELVV
- a CDS encoding SUMF1/EgtB/PvdO family nonheme iron enzyme — translated: MKRALIACFLLLCVSCGRDRSPLVATGTGVIRIVVSGDGYRGTTARKLPVGAGKTVSTAGLENLEVRVLKSDNSVLDSRVFTPVDGVFDVAINVEALDNLKVLCIGMKSGSVEYFGLNEDVDVKPNKATIVIIYGWNEPFKPEIGSIKPNPSQDGNFTISWTQPPNAATYVLQEADNNTFSGLSTVYSGPDLLKSISGKTSGTYYYRVQASNQYIVKSGWSATSSVVVSISQRKYTISGAVTGADGVLVTLSGDASDSTKVNSGGTYTFTVNENGNYTVTVSKTGFLFTPASKTFSSVSSNQIQNFSATQITRTISGVISGADGVLVTLSGDAAGNQVVNNGGTYSFTVPEGGNYTVTPSKEGSAFTPSVGVFTNVRGNITQDFAAALNKATISGIVTGADSVTVTLSGDASEVQTVNDGGAYTFTVPQGKNFTVTPSKTGYVFTPASKTFSAVTVNQKQNFTASRIMRTISGKVTGASGVTITLSGGASDSRVVSADGGSWSFSVPDGGSYTVAAIKSGYTLSPQSRTFAGIATDQTLNFTAARITHTISGTVTGADAVLVTLSGDASATQTMNSGGSYSFTVGEGGSYTVTPSKSGYVFTPAARTFTNVTADQALNFTAQAPVIPATEVKMVSIPGGTFLMGDVESSGESDEKPIHTVTLSGFEMSAYEITNAQYAKFLNEAMATGEIIPSASIVKGAKGAYSGQGYIYLYESNDINNKCWITYSNNTFAAASGKESWPVVYLTWYGAKAFALYYGLDLPTEAEWEYACRGGRQYKYGTDDGTLGSTKANYNNNFGYPKNIGSYPANPYGLYDMSGNVWEWCSDFYDTYLSGNQGNPTGPQTGVYRVIRSGSWGTNDSDCRSANRALYTPTDWAYHIGFRVARRGPSVTPFKYTLSGTITGAEAVTVTLSGGLSGVQTVNSGGKYSFTVESGGEYTVTPSKSGYVFTPASRTFTNVTAEQTLNFTAQAQVIDVKMVSIPGGTFQMGQSGVAEPVHSVTMSSFQMSEAEITNAQYCAWLNAAKASGDITATGSTVTGAKGTYSGQNYIYLSDTYDANNRCWITFSNNVFSVVTGHENWPVVYVTWYGSKAYAEYYGWDLAREAEWEYACRGGKQYEYGTDDGTISKDKANYWNNGPNNPVNVKSYPKNPFGLYDMSGNVWEWCSDWFESYSSSPATNPTGAQTGSRRVIRGGSWLNDGDVCRFAYRGSGYGPHGRDSSIGFRVVRR